The nucleotide sequence CACTTGCTACTATGTCTTCATCACAGGGAAATTGACAAAGATGAGTTTAGGAAAGTGATGACACTGATGCGATCCTATAATAGACAAGGAGCTGCCCATAGGGATGGTTTACGCTTTGGACGTAAGGTTTGTCAGCTGGTGGAAGATGGTGGACTGGTCGAGTACTTCTTTGGCAAGGATGGGAATGAACATCTACACTATGATAAGTTCTCTAGTTTTTTGAAGCAATTGCATGATGAGGTGATTtatttctttttcatttttttgttcatTAATATATTATCAATCTAGATAATGTTTCCATTGATATAACTCTTGAAAGACTTAGTGTAAAGCCAAATAAATCAGAGTCTGTATCAATCAACTGCACTTGTTAGCATTTGCTTCTGTATTTCTTCAGAGCTCGAAAACCGTTCATTTCATAAAGGAAGATTATGTGTCACAAATAGTTTTATTTTCTATAAAATGTTGATGAACATGACTATGCTATATGTAAGTTTGCAGATTAATTCGTATAGAGTTGTATTTGGTTTTATATACTTTCTATAAAGAAGTAAATTGTGGAGAATCAGAAACAGATTATTTGTACATGGAAAATACTGCAATTTCTGGAATGTAGAAAAAGAAGGGACAAGCTCGCACTACCAAATTCCAATTCGTGCCCAATTTTGAACGCACAACTTATGGTAGAGTTTCCTTGTTTTGAAACTATTTAGTGTGTCTTGGAGAAACTGAACTTTGATAAGGTCAAAGTTCAATGTTTTTACTAGTGCATCTCATTTTGTATTGGTGTAGATTAGTGATTATTTCTATTGTATTCTACCTCTTGACCATCATCTGGGTTTCCATCATAAAATAAACATTAATAATCCTTGTTAAAGGATTCAGTGAAAGCATGGAAATTTTCTTAGCACCACAAGCCTATGTGGTACCCCCTCCCCTCTCATTATGCCTAGTCCATTCACGAGAAATTTTTAACTCATTGTGTTTTTCCCTTGGTTGAACCTTCTGCAGATTGTTCGCTTGGAGTTCAGTCACTACGATGTGAAATCATCCAACACAATACCTGTGAAGGACTTTGCTTTATCCATGGTTGCTTCTGCTGATATGAATTACATAGACAAGTTACTGGATAGAGTCGATGATTTGGATGACAATCTTGACCTCAAGGATCTGCGCATTACCTTTGAGGTTGGACTATTAGCTATTCCTCATCAATCATCATTGTCCTTGGGTTCACCATTGTTCCATTTCAAATTACAAATCTACATTTTCAGGAGTTCAAGGCATTTGCTGATCTTCGAAGAAGGTTGGAACCATTTGCAATGGCCATCTTCAGCTATGGCAAAGTAAATGGTTTGTTGACGAAGCAGGATCTAAAACGTGCTGCATCACATGTAAGGTCTTCTACACCTGCCCTGTGTAGTTTGAGTTAGCTATTACCAATTGAAATATATTTCTTCCAGGTTTCATTAGaagaactccgcctatggtggggcgcctttggtgtcccagcatagcaggtcccaagccctggtaaaggaggagggttgtgttaggcgtggcgagccaatgtaaaaacttagccacttaaatggagatgaaacccgaaagaaaatcgttggggcgtaaccctcttagcgacgcgccatatcggaacccgggtatggtgttaaatgggcaagggtcgggtcgtcacccccgtgacgcgccgtgtcgtgatctgggcatggtgtcaagtaaccaaggatcgggtcgtcgcttccttagtggcgcgctacatcggcgcctgggtgtagtgaaaaatgagcaagggtcttcgcatcagagtcgacgggtgcgaagggtaaggaagctagtcgaaccaactaggatccgtttaggtagttggaatataggatcacttacaggtaagttaagagaattagttgataccgcgactaggaggcgtgtaaatatattatgcgttcaagagactaaatggaagggtcagaaggcgaaggaggtggacaatacaggtttcaagctttggtacacagggacaatcgcgaatagaaatggagtaggagttttgattgataagagcctcaagaatggtgtggtgggagtgagaaggcaaggagataggattatcttagtcaagcttgtcgttggtgatatggtcttgagcgcaattagtgcgtatgccccccaagtaggcctcgacgagagtgctaagagacagttttggaaagacttagatggcctggttagagctatacctagtagtgagaagctttttataagaggagatcttaatgggcatgtaggtactacaagcgcaggtttcgaggcagttcatggaggttttgggtatggtagtaggaatcaggagggggaggaagttctggacttcgcggtagcttttgacctgatgatagccaacactttctttagaaagagagaatctcatctagtgaccttcagtagcggacaacactgtagccagattgactttgtcctcgcaagaagaaaggacaaacgagcatgcttggattgcaaggtgataccaggggagtgtgttgtttctcaacataagcttttggtggcagattttcgttttcaggtgcgtgcccatagggataaacaagctaagattgaaagaacaaagtggtggaaactgaaaggggagacgtcagaggtatttagggaaagggttatcaaagagggctcttggaaggaagaagacgacataaacaatatgtgggacaagatgacaaccaacattcggaaggtagcctcagaggtgtgtggagtaaccaaagaaaggggacgcgaggctaaagatacttggtggtggaacgaggaagtccaaaaggctattaaggagaagaaagaatgctatagacgcttgtaccatgacaggagtgtggacaacatagagaagtataaggtggcaaagaagactgcaaagcgagctgtaagtgtggcaaagggtagagcgtacgaggatctttaccaacatttgagtacgaaggaaggagagaaggacatttataggatggctagggttcgtgagagaaagacacgggacttcaaccaagttaagtgcattaaggatgaaagggagcatctcttggtaaaggaggatgagatccgacatcgatggcaagagtattttgacaaattgttcaatggtgcgaatatggacacaacctttcagttggatgactcttttgatgacaccaataggcgctttgtgcggagaatccaagaatctgaggtcagagaggcgttgaaaaggatgaaaggaggtaaggcgatgggaccggatggtatcccaatcgaggtgtggagatgcctcggggacatagctgtagtatggttaaccaagctgttcaactatatttttcgatcgaacaagatgcctgatgagtggaggagaagtatattggtaccgatctacaagaataaaggggatattcaaagttgtacaaattaccggggaattaagttgatgagccatactatgaagctatgggagagagttatcgagcatcgcttgagagcaataacgcgggtctttatgaaccaatttggtttcatgcccggaaggtcaaccatggaagtcattttcttaataagacaagttatggagcggtatagggagaagaagaaggacctacacatggtttttattgacttggagaaggcttatgataaaataccaaggactgttatgtggtgggctttggacaaacataaagtcccaacgaagtacgtcgggcttattaaggacatgtacaacaatgttgtgactagagttcgaacaagtgatagagacacggatgacttcccgattaggataggactacatcaagggtcagctttgagctcttatttgtttgctttagtgatggataaggtcacaagggacatacaaggggacatcccttggtgtatgcttttcgcggacgatgtagtgctagttgatgaaagccggacaggggtgaatcagaaactggagttatggcgagagactttggagtccaaaggttttagacttagtagaactaaaattgagtatatgagatgtgacttcggcactactactcgggagaaggaaggtcaagtagtgcctaggaaggatacttttcgatatttaggatcaatgctacagagggacggggatattgatgaagatgttagccatagaatcaaagcagggtggatgaagtggcggcaaacgtctggtgtcctatgtgacaaaagggtaccacagaagctaaaaggcaagttttataggacggcgattagacctgctatattgtatggtgcagaatgttggcctacgaaaagacgacatattcaacagctaagtgtcgcggaaatgcgtatgttgtgttggatttgcggtcatacaagaagggatcgagttcggaacgatgatatacgtgagagattaggggtagcgtcaATTGAAggaaagcttgtccaacaccggttgagatggtttggacatgtgcaacggagacctccagatgcaccggtgcgtagtggaatcctaagtcaggatagtaacgtgaagagaggcagaggaagaccggagttgacttgggtagaggcaataaaagaagacttgaaaggatggaatatatccaaagacttagccttagataggagtgcttggaagacagctattcacgtgcctgaaccttgattgcttctgttgggtttcaactctagcctaccccaacttgtttgggacttaaaggctttgttgttgtttttgttgttgttgttgttgttgttgtttcatTAGAAGAAGCACTGGGTTTCACATTTCTCTCATTATGTAGTGTTCTGCCCTAGGCTGCTAGCTAGCCTGTTTGTTTATAGCTGACATTTTCCGGTTATTCACAAATATTAGATCTGTTTTCTGATTCATTTCCTACTCTTTGCTTGATTGCTTctattgggtttcaactctagcctaccccaacttgtttgggacttaaaggctttgttgttgttgttgttgttgtttcatTAGAAGAAGCACTGGGTTTCACATTTCTCTCATTATGTAGTGTTCTGCCCTAGGCTGCTAGCTAGCCTGTTTGTTTATAGCTGACATTTTCCGGTTATTCACAAATATTAGATCTGTTTTCTGATTCATTTCCTACTCTTTGCTTTATAGGTTTGTGGAGTGGACTTGACTGACAAAGTAGTGGACATAATTTTCCATGTGTTTGATGCTAACTGTGATGGTAACCTGAGCTCAGAGGAGTTCCTGAGGTCATTACAAAGAAGAGAAAGTGACATTCGCCAACCAGCAACTTCAGGTTTCCTAGGGGTGATCGCCTGCTGGCTGAACTGTACAAAGTGTTCTCTTCAACAGATGCTGCCCCAGTAGATTCTTTTGACGCTCATGACAGTGTCTTCGTTGCCCTTGGTTGCTCTGTGCTTAATGTAGGTTTGCCAAACTGAAAGTTTAGTTTTATTATTCAGTTTCCATAAAATTTCAACAAAACTACTTGTTAATTGCTCATCTAGGTACATAATAATGGTCTTTATCTATTTTGCGATGATTTTGATTATGTGCAGGAGCTGGAGAACGTGATCGACAGCAGATAGAGTTCTGAAGTGTGAAGAGGGTTTTTGGTGTAAATATTACCCTGCGGCCCCTGCTTAATACTGATTAGATTTGGTCATACCACGTAGCAGCTGTAAGGAATACCTTCCGTTCTCGTCCAAGGGCTCCGATGACATATCTTCTCCCCTGACGTTAAAATGTTCATCGACTTAGCTGGAGTCTTGCTACCTATCTTGCTTTTAGCTCATCCCTGATGCTAATGTTCTGTGGATTGTGGCCGGACAATCACACTTGTAATGACTAATCGATGCTTCCCTTTTACTGAATAAATGAATGGTAATGTGATCCGTTGGAAAGATTATGTTATGGAAAAAAGGTTGTGACATACAGGATGTAAATCAGGAGAGTATAACTATGTACACATTTGGGAGTTGTGCATAACTTGCGTATAAATAGACCTACACGACCACACCGCCGGTTACAGGTTGATCCGGTCATGGATCATACGAGTCCAGATATAACAAGCATTTTTCTCTCAAAATTTATGTTTCAGGCTGGAGTAAGAGGATTTGTTTGTAGTTCTGTATagcaatttttttatttgtataAACCTAAAGCCCTATTATGTTATCAGTTATTGAATGGACACTATGGCATCCACTACTGGCTCACCCTTGATTTATTCTAAACTGAAAACTTTGCGTAAACATTTAGTATTCTGTATTCCAAcgcattttttttatttcaggCAGATTACAGAGTTGTTTGCAGTTCCAATTTATGAATGTGGCTACGGACACATAAAATTTGAAGGAAATAACAATTATTCTTAAAAAAATATAATTCAACTAAAGCAAGGTGCACTAATAGTTGTTGCCTAAACCACATGTTtcaacaaaaggaaaaaaaatacagGGAAAAGAGAATGGGAAAAATAAGAGGCATCCACTATGACAAATATCTTGAAACTTTTAAAACTTCCggtacgttttttttttttttgcaccacTTAGACAAGGGAGTTATCATGGTCTCATTACTCATTAGTGGTGCTTTGTTATATTGTTCAGAGTGTTGTCTCTGAATTGAAATAAAATGGATATGAAGAATAGTGTAATGTGTATATAGGACACGATGTTGAGAGTTCATCCATCTGATCAATCATGCCTTCCAAGTGGACTGAACAGTATGACCAATTCCTTCAatcaaatgttttttttttctgtgttgTCAAATCTATGCAGTTTATAAAGAGTTTACTATAAATGTGCCAAATAAACCATTGAACACAGTTCGTTTTTTTTACAAACTACTTCAGACCACTCTCCAAAACTATGCGCTACAGTTCTAtacttttgttttgttttaaggaCAAGGTTTTGTTTCTCAAATTTGTAAACCTGTGAATTGAAAACATAATGTGTTATTtagtgtcataaatattgatactcttATCCACAAATTTGGTTGAACAGAAAAACTTTTAACTTAAGACAACTCTGCAAATTGATTTATTAAGGAATGAAGGTAGTACTCATACTCCACGGTATCAACAAAAGTATTCGGGAGCCACAATGCGTGCAAAAAAAGGGGGTCTTAAAAAATTTAGGATCCACCTTCTACTCTCCACCTTTTTTTATAAGGCTTAATTTGACATGACACTGTCACATAAATTACATTTTgaccatttatttatttatactaTATTGTTTATGCTTATAGACTTATGATAATTGAACAGTACATTTAATTACAAACCATGGTATTAAGTTTAGCGTAAACTATTTCCTACTCCTAGGGTGTCTCATGTGTATATCTCCAAATTTAGGGTGTATATGGTCCGAAgaagtgaacatagatagagtatATAATCATACTAAACCATCTAGGGTAGTATGTATGTCAAGCATGCAAGTATACATAGAGTATATTGttataataatatatttaaaaGTATGAactcttttaaaaaaaatcacgtAGTAAGATTTGGAGTATCTTAAAATAGGTAtatactcaaactgataaatgTGTATGCATAAACACGTAGTATGATTTAGTGAAGATGGGAGTAACTACTCTTGGGAGTAGGAAAAATGCACCCTTAAGTTTATATATTATAACAATTTAAAACTATTAGCTAAATTATTGGTCaaagaatttcaaattttgattttGATATGTGTATGCGCATTATAAAAGATAAAAGAGAACGAAGGGCAGGCTCAACCTTAAAGATGATCTTAGTAAAAAAATAGAGAGCGAATCTTAAGCATTAAAAAATGATAATGTACAACACCAAACACAAGAATTAGCGGGTAGTGCATGCGAAGGAAGGGACAATGGAGGACGAGGACACAGCTACACGTGGAGATGTGCGCTTCGTTTGGTTTGGTACCTAGCCGGAG is from Miscanthus floridulus cultivar M001 chromosome 7, ASM1932011v1, whole genome shotgun sequence and encodes:
- the LOC136467286 gene encoding calcium uptake protein, mitochondrial-like; this translates as MAAALTRLRSAVGRLGSSRARAFCAAAAEAAAAAGPCSDSRAVAAAAGSGLGIWLLSSNPQPLADSGQAEDAAAAGGGGNSGFPAAFGGVGATGERGEREGRFLFGDSYRRRVFFKYEKRIRTRSPPEKIFEYFASVHSPEGEMYMLPTDLMRAVVPVFPPSESKIVREGRLRGERHPGELQCAPSEFFMLFDTNGDGVISFSEYIFFVTLLSIPESSFNVAFKMFDLDHNGEIDKDEFRKVMTLMRSYNRQGAAHRDGLRFGRKVCQLVEDGGLVEYFFGKDGNEHLHYDKFSSFLKQLHDEIVRLEFSHYDVKSSNTIPVKDFALSMVASADMNYIDKLLDRVDDLDDNLDLKDLRITFEEFKAFADLRRRLEPFAMAIFSYGKVNGLLTKQDLKRAASHVCGVDLTDKVVDIIFHVFDANCDGNLSSEEFLRSLQRRESDIRQPATSGFLGVIACWLNCTKCSLQQMLPQ